A window of the Lactuca sativa cultivar Salinas chromosome 5, Lsat_Salinas_v11, whole genome shotgun sequence genome harbors these coding sequences:
- the LOC128134178 gene encoding protein fluG-like → MLHASHPFSREASHLASIYHQVYLDFGLAIPKLSVHGMISTVKELLELAPIKKVMFSTDGYAFPETFYLGAKRALEVVFSVLRDACNEGDLSIREALEAVTDIFSENSKKIYKIDSDATSRVLRHVFDTLKNSNNQELNSTQQEIVLVRVLWIDASRQHRCRHALTYFATDIGFVLYLFDIAIIGGKPLLKLNKILSPGGVFICSATPVNRDDERDKKPCMAVLTESIC, encoded by the exons ATGTTACATGCATCCCATCCTTTTTCAAGAGAAGCATCACATTTGGCATCCATATATCATCAg GTTTACCTTGATTTTGGTTTGGCAATTCCAAAGCTTAGTGTCCATGGCATGATATCAACAGTGAAAGAACTTTTAGAGTTAGCGCCAATAAAAAAG GTGATGTTCAGCACCGATGGATATGCATTTCCTGAAACGTTTTACTTAG GTGCAAAGAGGGCACTAGAAGTTGTTTTCTCTGTTCTACGCGATGCATGCAATGAGGGTGATCTCTCAATTCGTGAAGCTCTTGAAGCTGTTACTGATATCTTTTctgaaaattcaaaaaaaatctaCAAGATTGATAGTGATGCGACATCTAGGGTTCTTAGACATGTTTTTGACACCTTAAAAAATTCCAATAATCAGGAGCTTAACTCTACACAACAAGAGATTGTTCTTGTTCGTGTTTTATGGATAGATGCTTCCAGACAACATCGATGTCGT CATGCGCTTACATATTTTGCTACTGATATAGGCTTTGTACTTTATTTGTTTGATATTGCTATTATTG GTGGAAAACCATTGTTGAAGTTAAACAAGATTCTAAGTCCTGGGGGTGTTTTTATCTGCTCTGCTACACCAGTCAATCGTGATGATGAAAGAGATAAAAAA CCATGCATGGCTGTTCTGACTGAATCTATTTGCTAG
- the LOC128134177 gene encoding putative glycine-rich cell wall structural protein 1, which produces MVAKVVVVKVKEVEVVGSYANYCGDSGGYCSGGDGGGGERNGRGYIIILLLSDLSIVVSGSGDDGKVSGGSGSGGGHGGGGGDGWVVEVVTGVADTVEVVVATMATVDKMVASGGGREDGGGRGGGGERR; this is translated from the exons ATGGTAGCAAAAGTAGTGGTGGTAAAAGTGAAGGAGGTGGAAGTGGTGGGGTCGTATGCTAACTATTGTGGCGATAGTGGTGGCTATTGTAGTGGTGGGGATGGTGGCGGAGGTGAAAGGAACGGGCGGGGCTACATAATCATTTTGCTTCTAAGTGACCT gAGTATTGTGGTTAGTGGCAGTGGTGATGATGGCAAGGTAAGCGGTGGCAGTGGCAGCGGTGGAGGGCATGGTGGCGGAGGTGGTGACGGATGGGTGGTAGAGGTAGTGACAGGGGTAGCGGATACGGTGGAAGTGGTGGTGGCAACAATGGCAACGGTGGATAAGATGGTAGCAAGTGGAGGCGGCAGAGAGGATGGTGGTGGTAGAGGTGGTGGAGGAGAGAGAAGATAA